In Companilactobacillus allii, one genomic interval encodes:
- a CDS encoding CPBP family intramembrane glutamic endopeptidase — MNNKINTLNPIRGLLRIIAFILLFIAEQIPLSILTLTKKDLGPKYSVYLKVAPFVTLILLAIASFIIWLVFKRAQKFKSIKFNKSTWIIIIIATILVFAVNIITVPLMKTTNDNVAALELVGKNNMLILVFFTIIVAPILEEIIFRGIFMNWFFANNPLVSVLLSGIVFGYVHAPFSPNIDWIYALSKILLGIILAAVYYRTKNIKASITVHFLNNFLAIISGLI; from the coding sequence TTGAACAATAAAATTAATACCCTCAATCCGATAAGAGGACTGCTTCGTATTATAGCATTTATATTACTATTTATTGCAGAACAAATTCCATTATCCATACTTACTTTGACAAAAAAAGACTTAGGTCCAAAATATTCTGTCTATTTAAAAGTTGCACCTTTTGTCACATTGATACTATTGGCAATTGCATCATTTATAATATGGCTTGTCTTTAAACGCGCCCAAAAGTTCAAATCCATTAAGTTTAATAAATCCACTTGGATCATTATTATAATTGCAACCATCTTAGTTTTTGCGGTGAACATTATAACTGTTCCATTGATGAAAACCACTAACGACAATGTTGCTGCATTAGAATTAGTAGGTAAGAATAATATGCTTATTCTAGTCTTTTTTACAATAATTGTCGCTCCAATTCTGGAGGAAATCATTTTCCGTGGAATATTTATGAATTGGTTCTTTGCTAATAATCCACTAGTATCAGTTCTATTAAGCGGGATTGTCTTTGGATACGTTCACGCTCCTTTTTCACCAAATATTGACTGGATATATGCATTATCAAAGATATTGCTTGGTATTATCCTTGCTGCAGTCTACTATCGAACCAAAAATATTAAGGCAAGTATTACTGTTCACTTCTTGAATAACTTTCTTGCCATCATATCGGGTCTTATATAA
- a CDS encoding ABC transporter ATP-binding protein, translating into MFKIARGRINLWQVLGAVVFMTIQVITTLYLPNITSDIVNNGVSTGDTNYIIHAGTKMILISIVSVIAAVGNVLMAAQASQGLGKKLRSDLFKKILFFTNDEFDNFDTSSLTTRTTNDVIQIQNVMIMMLRMMIMAPIMLIGASVMAYQKNSEMTKIFLISIPILIVLVGLVMFFAVPLFKAMQKKTDRLNLIFREGLTGVRVIRAFRQDGFEQGRFEEANADYTNNAIKVFTIVALMFPIVTLIMSGTNVGITWLGAKYIANQSMEVGNLIAFMTYAMQILMSFMILSLVFVFVPRASASAARIQEVFATESTIDTVAKPAKVKDAPSLSFSDVNFRYTGAENLALSNLNFKVTAGQTLAIIGGTGSGKSTLINMIPRFFDSETGVVSLNGTDVKALNTEDINKRVAMVPQKAILFKGTIRTNMTYGKDDATDDQIWHALEVAQAADFVKELDGQLDAIVEQGGDNFSGGQKQRLAIARALVKDASIYVFDDSFSALDFKTDLNLRTALKNDSAISKCVVVIVGQRISTVADADQIVVLDDGKMVGLGTHEELKENNKTYQEIIESQIKEAK; encoded by the coding sequence TTGTTTAAGATTGCTCGTGGCAGAATCAATTTGTGGCAAGTTCTTGGTGCAGTAGTATTTATGACTATACAGGTCATAACCACATTGTATTTGCCTAACATCACATCTGATATCGTTAATAATGGTGTTTCAACCGGTGATACTAATTATATTATACATGCCGGAACGAAAATGATATTAATTTCGATTGTCAGTGTTATTGCAGCTGTTGGAAATGTTCTAATGGCTGCCCAAGCTTCACAAGGGTTAGGTAAAAAATTAAGATCTGATTTATTTAAAAAGATTTTATTTTTCACGAATGATGAATTTGACAATTTTGATACATCATCGTTAACAACTAGAACTACTAATGATGTTATTCAAATTCAAAACGTTATGATCATGATGCTTCGTATGATGATCATGGCACCTATTATGTTGATAGGTGCAAGTGTTATGGCATACCAAAAGAATTCTGAGATGACCAAGATATTCCTTATCTCAATACCAATTTTAATTGTGTTGGTTGGTTTGGTCATGTTTTTTGCTGTGCCATTGTTCAAAGCAATGCAGAAGAAGACAGATAGATTGAACCTTATCTTCCGTGAAGGTTTAACTGGAGTGCGTGTTATTAGGGCATTTCGTCAAGACGGATTTGAACAAGGACGTTTTGAAGAGGCCAATGCTGATTATACTAACAACGCAATCAAAGTATTTACAATTGTAGCATTGATGTTTCCAATTGTTACTTTGATTATGAGTGGTACCAACGTTGGGATTACTTGGTTGGGAGCTAAGTATATTGCCAATCAATCAATGGAAGTTGGTAATTTGATTGCATTTATGACTTATGCAATGCAGATCCTAATGAGTTTTATGATTTTATCATTAGTATTTGTATTCGTACCTCGTGCTTCAGCATCAGCTGCTCGTATCCAAGAGGTTTTTGCTACTGAAAGTACTATTGATACAGTTGCTAAACCAGCAAAAGTAAAGGATGCTCCATCACTTAGTTTTAGTGACGTTAATTTTAGATATACAGGCGCTGAAAACCTTGCATTGTCTAATTTAAACTTCAAAGTAACCGCAGGTCAAACATTAGCTATTATTGGTGGTACTGGTTCAGGTAAAAGTACCTTGATCAACATGATTCCAAGGTTCTTTGATTCTGAAACAGGTGTCGTAAGTTTAAATGGTACCGACGTAAAAGCCTTGAATACCGAGGATATTAACAAGAGAGTTGCTATGGTTCCACAAAAAGCTATCTTGTTTAAGGGTACGATAAGAACAAATATGACATATGGTAAAGATGATGCAACTGATGACCAAATCTGGCATGCACTTGAAGTTGCTCAAGCGGCTGACTTCGTTAAAGAACTAGATGGTCAACTTGATGCTATTGTTGAACAAGGTGGGGATAACTTCTCTGGTGGTCAAAAGCAACGTTTGGCTATTGCTAGAGCACTTGTTAAAGACGCTTCAATCTATGTCTTTGATGATTCGTTCTCAGCACTTGATTTCAAGACTGATTTAAATCTTAGAACAGCACTTAAAAATGATTCAGCAATCAGTAAATGTGTGGTTGTTATTGTTGGACAAAGAATTTCAACTGTTGCTGATGCAGATCAAATTGTTGTGCTTGATGATGGTAAAATGGTCGGTTTAGGAACACATGAAGAATTGAAAGAAAATAATAAGACTTATCAAGAAATTATTGAGTCCCAGATTAAGGAGGCTAAGTAA